In Coleofasciculaceae cyanobacterium, one DNA window encodes the following:
- a CDS encoding filamentous hemagglutinin N-terminal domain-containing protein: MKNLFRTSLCTISLSLIASSVNGQIAPDGSLPTNVDRQGNVTEITGGEQARSNLFHSFQDFSVPTGNEAFFNNGIDIDNILSRVTGGNISSIDGLIRANGSANLFLINPAGIIFGNNARLEIGGSFFGSTATGIEFEDGTEFVSTNAATPALTINAPIGLNLRGTTGNISSTGNLNSDRHLTLSAHNLNLQGQLQAGESLTLEALNTITARDKIDHPFILAAGQELSLQGSTVDIFVLNNAASGLFSGGELTLRSDNPINGDAHYYSGGSFRIERLDGSLGDFVSLTDPLIQSQDDVSLASYTGASLHIQSGGNVTIAGDVNITGVETAENSLRETIILSEGSQLNIDGSAEPTLDIRAGTSSVDFLAATELRAAPPIQSGSNIKIGGTVNNPGGTVLLTNQYQPNTNLAAGDITVTAIDTSNPAGNGGDVFLDSRQDINVPNGINTSSIVNAQLTTQANLTTFPQITIASGDAGDIALFANRLISIGDFNAFSTVNLNLNTEVDTINEANNIFAIPQAKIIAGAGGNINLRAGNNINVGKIDSSSAIAINSDSTSLDSFSIITALLELNTGDGGRINLDAQDNLTTENISSNVAVSDRLNSNAETTPNITLSVSEIGLTIAQADLGSGGEIFLEAGENINTGSLDSSISVTNIANNTAAILATNPQAATVERPSRVNSRIKLIYENTNVGKGGDIALNSDRASVDDIDSSIVLTSENTVFAETIADNNAAANSLARSDNTLNVVGDRPGNIIFNVAEEVDFDSLSAAATTNNGINNLDSRAFSNSENAIATANGDGTNIITFDSQVNFALIAFDLNVPDVDYAIETKNILPSNNINNIQPVALNGCPVNADPANLQPRPIETSQGNIYPARGITLKNGIIRLTAKPTRGNVNRNLLQFSGCK; this comes from the coding sequence ATGAAAAACTTGTTTAGAACCAGCCTGTGTACTATTAGCCTGAGTTTGATTGCTAGTTCAGTAAACGGACAGATTGCACCAGACGGTAGTTTACCTACTAACGTGGATCGACAGGGAAATGTAACCGAAATTACAGGAGGAGAACAAGCCAGAAGCAACTTATTTCACAGCTTTCAAGATTTTTCTGTGCCTACAGGCAACGAAGCTTTTTTCAACAATGGCATAGATATCGATAATATTCTCTCTAGAGTTACAGGGGGGAATATTTCTAGTATTGACGGACTAATTCGGGCTAATGGTTCAGCAAATCTGTTTTTAATTAATCCAGCGGGAATTATCTTTGGTAACAATGCCAGATTGGAAATCGGTGGTTCGTTTTTTGGCAGTACCGCGACAGGGATTGAATTTGAAGACGGCACTGAGTTTGTCAGCACGAATGCAGCTACCCCTGCCTTAACTATTAATGCTCCCATTGGACTGAATCTTCGGGGAACTACAGGAAATATTAGTAGTACTGGTAACTTAAATAGCGATCGCCATCTTACTCTTTCTGCTCACAACTTAAATCTTCAAGGACAACTACAAGCAGGAGAAAGTCTCACTCTAGAGGCATTAAACACAATTACTGCTAGAGATAAAATCGATCATCCTTTTATCCTCGCAGCAGGACAAGAGCTATCTTTACAGGGTAGTACTGTTGATATTTTTGTCTTGAATAATGCTGCTAGTGGTTTATTTTCAGGTGGTGAATTAACTCTAAGAAGTGATAACCCGATTAACGGTGATGCTCATTATTACAGCGGTGGCAGTTTTCGTATTGAACGGCTAGATGGAAGTCTTGGCGATTTTGTAAGTTTGACAGATCCTCTGATTCAATCCCAGGATGATGTAAGTCTGGCGAGTTACACAGGAGCATCATTACATATTCAGTCGGGAGGGAATGTCACTATCGCTGGAGATGTTAATATTACAGGTGTCGAGACAGCCGAAAATTCTTTACGAGAAACTATTATTCTGAGCGAGGGTAGTCAGTTAAATATTGATGGCAGTGCTGAACCAACTTTAGATATTCGTGCAGGAACAAGTAGCGTAGATTTTCTGGCAGCAACAGAGTTAAGAGCTGCTCCGCCCATACAATCAGGAAGTAATATTAAGATCGGCGGTACGGTTAATAATCCTGGAGGAACGGTTTTACTAACTAATCAATACCAACCTAATACCAATTTGGCTGCGGGTGATATTACAGTAACAGCGATCGATACCAGCAATCCTGCTGGCAATGGCGGTGATGTATTTCTTGATTCGCGCCAGGATATTAATGTTCCTAACGGCATTAATACTTCTTCAATAGTTAATGCTCAACTAACGACACAAGCCAATTTAACAACCTTTCCCCAGATCACAATTGCTTCAGGTGATGCAGGAGATATCGCCCTATTTGCCAACCGACTTATTTCTATAGGCGATTTCAATGCTTTTTCTACAGTTAATCTCAATCTCAATACCGAAGTAGATACGATTAATGAAGCCAATAATATCTTTGCTATTCCTCAAGCCAAGATTATTGCTGGTGCGGGGGGCAATATAAATCTGCGGGCAGGAAACAATATTAATGTAGGTAAGATCGATTCTAGTTCGGCGATCGCCATAAACAGCGACTCCACATCTTTAGATAGTTTTTCAATAATTACCGCCTTATTGGAACTCAATACTGGCGATGGTGGACGTATTAATCTGGATGCGCAAGACAATCTTACTACAGAAAATATTAGTTCTAACGTGGCAGTTAGCGATCGCCTTAATAGTAATGCCGAAACTACGCCTAATATTACCCTGTCGGTATCTGAGATTGGTCTAACTATTGCTCAAGCCGATCTTGGATCGGGGGGCGAAATTTTCTTAGAGGCTGGAGAAAATATTAATACAGGTTCATTAGATTCTTCTATTTCTGTAACTAACATTGCCAATAATACCGCAGCTATTTTAGCAACCAATCCTCAAGCTGCTACTGTTGAAAGACCATCTAGAGTAAATTCTCGAATTAAACTTATTTATGAGAATACTAATGTTGGCAAGGGTGGAGATATCGCCTTAAATAGCGATCGCGCTAGCGTTGATGATATAGATTCTTCCATTGTGCTAACTTCCGAAAATACCGTGTTTGCTGAAACTATTGCTGATAATAATGCTGCTGCTAACTCTTTGGCTAGAAGCGATAACACTTTAAATGTAGTTGGCGATCGCCCAGGCAATATCATCTTTAATGTGGCAGAAGAAGTAGACTTTGATAGTCTTAGTGCTGCTGCCACTACTAATAACGGTATTAATAATTTAGATTCTCGTGCTTTTTCTAACAGTGAAAATGCGATCGCTACTGCTAATGGCGACGGCACAAATATCATTACATTTGATTCACAGGTTAACTTTGCGCTAATTGCTTTCGATCTCAACGTGCCTGATGTGGATTATGCGATCGAGACCAAGAATATTTTACCTAGTAATAATATTAATAATATTCAACCTGTAGCCTTGAATGGCTGTCCCGTAAACGCCGATCCAGCCAA